Proteins found in one Acidimicrobiales bacterium genomic segment:
- a CDS encoding aldehyde dehydrogenase: MTTDLADPAALAASVRPPTRAVIGGRSVDAASGKTFATLDPATGRELAQVAECDAVDVDRAVTAARTAFEEGPWGRMAPADRKRLLLRFASLVEAHTDELAIIETLEAGKPISDCSGIDVPDLVMTLRWHAEACDKLYDQLSPSGPGKVGMVVREPVGVVGAVLPWNYPLMMAGWKIGPILAAGNTCVVKPAEQTSMSTIRIAELAVEAGVPDGVLNVVPGFGETAGAAIGLHPDVDCVAFTGSTEVGRHFLRYSADSNLKEVLLECGGKSPVIVMADADDLDAAATSICEGIFWNGGQNCSANSRLIVQRSVEDDLMERIAERSRDWVVGDPLVFETTVGAMIEEAHMDKVLGHIADARSAGSTCAIGGNRVREESGGWFVEPTVFTDVDPSSRLAREEVFGPVLAVTTFDSPEEAVRLANDTDYGLAATIHTTDLRTAHLASRAIRAGTVAVNCYGEGDITTPFGGFKQSGFGGRDKSIAAHEQYTELKTIWMDLS, encoded by the coding sequence ATGACCACCGACCTCGCCGATCCGGCGGCCCTGGCCGCCTCCGTGCGACCGCCGACCCGGGCCGTCATCGGCGGTCGCAGCGTGGATGCCGCCAGCGGGAAGACCTTCGCCACCCTGGACCCTGCCACCGGTCGCGAGCTGGCCCAGGTAGCCGAGTGCGACGCCGTCGACGTCGACCGGGCGGTCACCGCAGCCCGTACCGCCTTCGAGGAGGGACCGTGGGGCCGCATGGCTCCGGCCGACCGCAAGCGACTCCTGCTGCGGTTCGCCAGCCTGGTCGAGGCCCACACCGACGAGCTCGCCATCATCGAGACGCTGGAGGCCGGCAAGCCGATCAGCGACTGCTCGGGCATCGACGTCCCGGACCTGGTCATGACGCTGCGCTGGCACGCCGAGGCCTGCGACAAGCTCTACGATCAGCTCTCGCCGTCGGGCCCCGGCAAGGTCGGCATGGTGGTACGGGAGCCCGTCGGCGTGGTCGGAGCCGTGCTGCCGTGGAACTACCCGCTGATGATGGCTGGCTGGAAGATCGGCCCCATCCTGGCCGCCGGCAACACGTGTGTCGTCAAGCCGGCCGAGCAGACGTCCATGTCGACCATCCGGATCGCCGAGCTGGCCGTTGAGGCCGGGGTCCCCGACGGCGTGCTGAACGTGGTCCCCGGCTTCGGCGAGACGGCCGGCGCGGCCATAGGCCTGCACCCGGACGTGGACTGCGTCGCCTTCACCGGCTCCACCGAGGTGGGTCGCCACTTCCTCCGCTACTCGGCCGATTCCAACCTCAAGGAGGTGCTGCTGGAATGCGGTGGCAAGAGCCCGGTGATCGTCATGGCCGATGCCGATGACCTGGATGCCGCCGCGACAAGCATCTGCGAGGGCATCTTCTGGAACGGCGGCCAGAACTGCAGCGCCAACTCCCGGCTCATCGTGCAGCGCTCGGTCGAAGACGACCTCATGGAGCGCATTGCCGAACGCAGCCGCGACTGGGTGGTGGGCGACCCCCTGGTTTTCGAGACGACCGTCGGGGCCATGATCGAGGAGGCCCACATGGACAAGGTGCTGGGCCACATAGCGGACGCGCGTTCGGCCGGCTCGACGTGTGCCATCGGAGGCAACCGGGTACGCGAGGAGAGCGGCGGATGGTTCGTCGAACCCACCGTGTTCACCGACGTCGACCCTTCCAGCCGCCTGGCTCGCGAGGAGGTCTTCGGACCTGTGCTGGCGGTGACCACCTTCGACAGCCCGGAGGAGGCCGTACGCCTCGCCAACGACACCGACTACGGGCTGGCTGCCACCATCCACACCACCGACCTGCGGACGGCCCACCTGGCCTCCCGGGCCATCCGGGCCGGCACGGTGGCCGTCAACTGCTACGGCGAGGGCGACATCACCACGCCATTCGGTGGCTTCAAGCAGTCGGGCTTCGGTGGCCGGGACAAGTCGATCGCCGCCCACGAGCAGTACACCGAGCTGAAGACCATCTGGATGGACCTGTCCTGA
- a CDS encoding dihydrodipicolinate synthase family protein translates to MTTTNGTAPELPLLHGVCAAMSSPFDDSGESIDEGRIRDHVESLIEAGVHGLVLAAGTGEFAFLSTDEKQRIFEVGIDQVAGRIPVICQTSAITTVDAIGNSRAAIDMGASAVMVLPPYFEGPFERGVMYHYEKLARAIDAPIVLYNIPAQSGFDITPDLYRKLIAMENIDYIKDSTGDLIRIQQLLGIGGHVLAGADPLAPYALMAGAAGWIWGAANVMPHECVALYDHLTAGRHAEALELWSRMLPANLFFWDNAVGAEYNAAVKTAANMVGRPIGPCRRPVMPMTRQGRVALTAALSTLPTNRVDRDRLVFREWDDERDWLVRMTDRAGVGRTNSKRSTP, encoded by the coding sequence ATGACGACCACGAACGGAACCGCCCCTGAACTCCCGCTGCTCCACGGCGTCTGCGCCGCCATGAGCAGCCCGTTCGACGACTCCGGTGAGTCGATCGACGAGGGTCGCATCCGCGACCATGTCGAGAGCCTGATCGAAGCCGGCGTCCACGGCCTGGTGCTGGCCGCCGGTACCGGGGAATTCGCCTTCCTGTCGACGGACGAGAAGCAGCGCATCTTCGAGGTCGGTATCGACCAGGTGGCCGGTCGTATCCCGGTTATCTGCCAGACGTCGGCAATCACCACCGTGGATGCCATTGGGAATTCACGGGCGGCCATCGACATGGGGGCCAGCGCCGTGATGGTCCTCCCACCGTACTTCGAGGGCCCGTTCGAGCGGGGCGTCATGTACCACTACGAGAAGCTGGCCCGGGCCATCGACGCCCCGATCGTGCTCTACAACATCCCGGCACAGTCCGGCTTCGACATAACCCCGGACCTGTACCGGAAGCTCATCGCCATGGAGAACATCGACTACATCAAGGACTCGACCGGTGACCTGATCCGCATCCAGCAGTTGCTGGGGATCGGTGGCCACGTCCTGGCCGGCGCCGACCCTCTCGCCCCGTACGCCCTGATGGCCGGCGCCGCCGGCTGGATCTGGGGGGCGGCCAACGTCATGCCGCACGAATGCGTGGCCCTCTACGACCACCTCACCGCCGGCCGTCACGCCGAGGCACTCGAGCTCTGGTCCCGGATGCTCCCGGCCAACCTGTTCTTCTGGGACAACGCCGTGGGTGCCGAGTACAACGCTGCGGTCAAGACCGCCGCCAACATGGTCGGTCGGCCCATCGGCCCGTGCCGCCGACCGGTGATGCCCATGACCCGACAGGGTCGCGTGGCCCTGACTGCCGCCCTGTCCACGCTGCCCACGAACCGGGTTGACCGGGACCGCCTGGTCTTCCGGGAATGGGATGACGAACGGGACTGGCTGGTCCGCATGACGGACCGGGCCGGAGTCGGCAGGACCAACTCGAAGAGGAGCACCCCATGA
- a CDS encoding trimethylamine methyltransferase family protein, protein MTETRVDQASGRVRRGRNARAAQRRTRVRTWLPELERKIPWVDLLTEDQVRTIHDASMDVIEEVGVEFRCDDALAMWKAAGARVDGATVRIDREHLMALVGTAPSSYTMVARDPAHSVTVGDGKTIFTPSYGAPYVLGLDGVRRPGSLEDFRNFTRLNHLSPALHMSGGVVCEPMDVPVPKRHLYMTESLLKYSSKPFMGAVTSMERAEDSLYMAGIVFGQEFVLETTVMTCLANANTPLVWDKTMLDSVRVFAGANQATLFSPFVLGGASTPASTVGAVIQVNIEALTGVAFSQLVRTGVPALYGQWLSTVSMRTGAPQAGTPEICHMNLLTAQMARHYRLPSRCSGSCTSSKMVDAQAGYEAARNMYGVLMAGTNFVLSTTGYLESAMCQSYAKWVLDSEQLEMMYRLGSGVSFDDLDEVLDTMREVPPGGHHLGTNHTLANFQTAFSMPEMMNSDNYEQWLADGARSAEDRATARCREMLDEYEEPALDDDVRDELDEYVARRDAELPDLVT, encoded by the coding sequence ATGACGGAAACGAGGGTCGACCAGGCTTCGGGCAGGGTCCGCCGCGGTCGCAACGCCCGGGCCGCGCAGCGCCGTACCCGGGTCCGCACCTGGCTGCCCGAGCTGGAGAGGAAGATCCCCTGGGTGGACCTGCTCACCGAGGACCAGGTCCGGACCATCCACGACGCCTCGATGGACGTCATCGAGGAGGTTGGCGTCGAGTTCCGGTGTGATGACGCCCTGGCCATGTGGAAGGCGGCGGGAGCCCGTGTCGACGGCGCCACCGTGCGCATCGACCGCGAGCACCTGATGGCCCTCGTGGGCACCGCCCCCTCGTCGTACACGATGGTGGCCCGCGATCCCGCCCACAGCGTCACGGTCGGCGACGGGAAGACGATCTTCACCCCGTCCTACGGAGCCCCCTACGTCCTGGGCCTGGACGGCGTCCGACGCCCGGGCAGCCTCGAGGACTTCCGCAACTTCACCAGGCTCAACCACCTGTCGCCGGCACTGCACATGTCGGGCGGGGTGGTCTGCGAGCCGATGGACGTGCCCGTTCCGAAGCGGCACCTATACATGACCGAGAGCCTGCTGAAGTACTCCTCGAAGCCGTTCATGGGCGCAGTCACCTCAATGGAGCGGGCCGAGGACAGCCTGTACATGGCCGGGATCGTGTTCGGCCAGGAGTTCGTGCTGGAGACCACCGTCATGACCTGCCTGGCCAACGCCAACACCCCCCTGGTGTGGGACAAGACCATGTTGGACAGCGTCAGGGTGTTCGCCGGGGCCAACCAGGCAACCCTGTTCAGCCCGTTCGTGCTGGGTGGTGCCTCCACTCCGGCCTCCACGGTCGGAGCGGTCATCCAGGTCAACATTGAGGCACTAACCGGTGTGGCGTTCTCCCAACTCGTCAGGACCGGGGTGCCGGCGCTCTACGGCCAGTGGTTGTCCACGGTGTCCATGCGGACGGGAGCCCCCCAGGCCGGTACGCCTGAGATCTGCCACATGAACCTGCTGACCGCGCAGATGGCTCGCCACTACCGGCTGCCGTCGCGCTGCAGCGGCTCGTGCACGAGCTCGAAGATGGTCGACGCTCAGGCCGGCTACGAGGCGGCACGCAACATGTACGGCGTGCTGATGGCCGGAACCAACTTCGTGCTGTCGACCACCGGCTACCTCGAGAGTGCCATGTGCCAGTCGTACGCCAAGTGGGTACTGGACAGCGAGCAGCTGGAGATGATGTACCGCCTGGGCAGTGGGGTGTCGTTCGACGACCTGGACGAGGTGCTGGACACGATGCGCGAAGTACCACCTGGTGGACACCACCTCGGCACCAACCACACGCTGGCCAACTTCCAGACCGCCTTCTCGATGCCCGAGATGATGAACAGCGACAACTACGAGCAGTGGCTGGCCGACGGTGCGCGGAGCGCGGAGGACCGGGCCACGGCGCGGTGCCGTGAGATGCTCGACGAGTACGAGGAACCCGCCCTGGACGACGACGTACGCGACGAACTCGACGAGTACGTGGCCCGACGTGACGCCGAGCTGCCCGACCTGGTCACCTGA